From the genome of uncultured Bacteroides sp.:
TTTTTTAATTCTTTGCTATTTAGTAATAACTTACGATCACGTCGGGCGACATGATTATTATAGGAACCATAAAAATATTCAGCAATATGCATATTCTTTACCCAAAGTTCCTGACGGGCAAAAAAACAAAAGGTATCTACCAGACTGGCCTTACCCAGACGGATAGATTTAATTTCTGTACCAGTAAGTACTATACCGGCAGTAAATGTATCCACTATTTCATAGTCGAAAGTGGCACGCTTATTTTTTATATTTACGGGAGCTTGTTTCATATAATCAGTTTAGTACAACAGTCAGTTTATTAAAAATGAGTTCTATAATAATAGGGCAAAAAATTATCACTAAAGAAGAAAAAATAGAAAACCATGTACTTTTGTTCTCACTCATCTTTAGCAACACCCTTGCACCTTCCCAAATGATATAAATGATATAAAACTGAAAAATCAATTTAAGAATTAAAAAAGCAGGAACAATCTCTACTATAATTTTCAAGATAAAAGGAACAACCATTGCATATCCTACAATTTGTTCTGCTCTTGCTAAATCACAATCTACACGAAACATACTGCGAGCCATTTTGCTAACAGTCTTAGCTGCAAGAAAATATCCAGCAAAAAAAGCAACGAAAACTCCACAACATCTGGTCATGGCTAATTGAAAAAGTTGATTTCTGGTAAGGTCTTCACTTCCTATGTTATACAAAAACACACTAGCAAAAACAGCCATACCACATAAACCAATCATAGGATAAACAAAGGTAGCCAAGCCCTTTCGTTTATCCTCTTCTAAACTAATTTCCTCCCATGCCTTGGCAGGGGAGGAAATCAATAACATAACTTTTTTAAACAAATTATTATAATTCAAATCTTAATACATATATTTACATCTCGCATTACCCACGAGTGTTCCGTTAATCCCTTTAGCTGAGACTTTAACCCAAATTGAATCATTCTTAGGTTGAATCTCAATATTTGATGGCAGTTTAAAACTAAAAGGTATCTGACTCACCTGATAACCAGAATTATCATCAGAGCCACCATTTGTATAATTTAATGCAACATAAAGTGTATCATTTCCCACTCTCTGAGTATACATATCAAAACTCACGTTAGTTCCAGTTTTATATGGGAAAGAAAGAAATACTGTGGCATAGCTATTAGCTATATAATAACCATCAAGACTAGTTATGCTGTAGCTTTTCTTTAAAGTATCCGGTTTCTGGTTAAAATTTTTAGTAATAATCAGATTTCCCGTAACAAAAGATACTGTATAGTTAGTTTTACCAGTCTGCAAAGTTTCACCTGTTGCCAATTTATAATATCCTGCAATTCTTGTAGGATAAGTACCATCCGTATATTTAATTGCAGAAGGATTACTCAATGTTAATGTCAAACCATCATCTGTATACACAGCAACTCCTCCAAAAGTAGACTGTACAACAGTTCCATATTTAAAAAGGTCCCATGATGATGATGAATCATCACCACCATCTATACAAGATGTTAAAGATACACTTACCAATAAAATTAAGGTAACAAAAAACGTTTTCATTTCTTTCATAATCAAAGCTCTTAATATGTGTTTTATTAATATATGTGCTAGAAACCTTAGACAAAGAGAAATGCACATCTTCTTCCTCTTCATTTTTGAAATAAACGAACTAAAAGCTTTATTACTGCATATATCACACAATATTCGCAAATTCTTCTAAATGCTCATCAATATACTCTGCTACAATAGAAGTTATTTCTTCCTCATTTTCAAGGAATTCCTCTTCAAGATCATCAAACTCTTCATATTGTTCATACATAGCCATAAAATCGTCTTCACTTCTCTCCTTTTCAAGATCTTCCTTATGAGCATCGTATATTTTCTTTGCTTTATAAATCAACTTAGAAAAATCTTCAGCACCAAACAATCTCATTGATTTGGCAAACGGATTATCGAATATATATCCTCCATATCCATTTTGAATAAGTTGCACAAAGCCTCCTTCCATCACTTCTTCTCTAAAAAAATGATAAGCCAATACCGAGTGTTGAACCCCATTGAGCAGCCTCATTTTTTCAGCATTTAGATTTCCACCTAGAATTTCTAAATACTTATCGGTAAACACTTTGATAAATTCATCCATTCCAAGTGATGCAGCTTCTTTTAGAGCTGAATCTGAAATTTCAATTGTTGTAGGCATATATTTAAGTTTATAAAAGCTGTCAAAGATACATATTCTTAAGAAAATAATCCAAGAAAATAGATTAAAATATATTTTTCATCGATATCTGGCTTCAATGATTATAATCTCAGAATTTATAAAAATTGTGCTATAAAATATAGCCTGATTTCATTATTGAGCTCTCTATAGATACAAATGTAACCTCCACATTACAAAAGCTTAAAGAATCTAATTTATTTATTCTAAATTCACAAAAAAGTAATTATTCAGACCTTGCTAAAAAGAATAAAAAAACTAACTTTGCGGTCGATTTGAAAAAAATCGAGGTTACGAGTTTTTTATTTAATACGTAAAAAAGAGCTAATATGACTTATTCACACGAAGTAGAACACATGTGTGTTGTACAGAAAGGTCCTAATCACGGACCAGCTCCCATACCAGAAGAAGGCAAATGGGTAAAATCAAAAGAAATTGTAGACATCTCAGGTTTAACACATGGTATTGGTTGGTGTGCTCCACAACAAGGTGCTTGTAAATTAACCCTTAACGTTAAACAAGGTGTTATTCAAGAAGCTTTAATTGAAACAATCGGTTGTTCTGGTATGACTCACTCTGCAGCTATGGCAGCAGAAATTCTTCCTGGAAAAACAATCCTTGAAGCTTTGAACACTGACCTTGTATGTGATGCTATCAACACAGCAATGCGTGAACTTTTCCTTCAAATTGTTTATGGACGTACTCAATCAGCTTTCTCAGAAGGTGGTTTGATTATCGGTGCAGGTCTTGAAGATTTAGGTAAAGGTCTTCGTAGTCAGGTAGGTACTCTTTACGGAACTTTAGCAAAAGGTCCTCGTTACCTCGAAATGGCAGAAGGTTACATCAAGACTATCGCTCTTGATAAGAACGATGAGATTTGCGGATACGAATTCGTTCACATGGGTAAATTCATGGACGAAATCAAAAAGGGTACTGATGCTAACGAAGCTTTGAAGAAAGTAACCAGCACTTACGGACGCTTCACTGAAGAACAGGGAGCTGTTAAACACATTGATCCACGTCACGAATAATATAAGGAGGAAAGAAACTATGATTAGAGAAGTAAAATTTGAAAGTCAAGACCGTCGTATCAAAGGCATCATTGAAGCTTTGAACGCTAACGGCATCAAAGACATTGAAGAAGCTAACGCAATTTGCGATGCTGCGGGAATTGATCCTTATATAACTTGTGAAGAAACTCAACCTATCTGTTTTGAAAATGCAAAATGGGCTTACGTTGTAGGTGCTGCTATCGCTATCAAAAAAGGTTGTAAAAATGCTGCTGAAGCTGCTGAAGCTATCGGTATCGGTTTGCAGGCTTTCTGTATCCCAGGTTCTGTAGCTGACGACCGTAAGGTTGGTATCGGTCACGGTAACCTTGCTGCTATGTTGCTTCGTGAAGAAACTAAATGTTTCGCATTCCTTGCTGGTCACGAATCATTCGCAGCTGCTGAAGGCGCAATCAAAATTGCTGCTAAAGCAGACAAAGTACGTAAAGAGCCATTACGTTGTATCTTGAACGGTCTTGGAAAAGACGCTGCTCAGATCATTTCACGTATCAATGGATTTACATATGTTCAAACTCAGTTTGACTACTATACAGGTGAATTGAATGTAGTTCGCGAAATCGCTTATTCTGATGGTCCTCGTGCAAAAGTAAAATGCTACGGTGCTGATGATGTTCGCGAAGGTGTAGCTATTATGTGGAAAGAAGGTGTAGATGTATCAATCACTGGTAACTCTACTAACCCAACTCGTTTCCAACACCCAGTTGCAGGTACATACAAGAAAGAACGTGTATTAGCTGGTAAACCATATTTCTCAGTAGCTTCTGGTGGTGGTACAGGTCGTACACTTCACCCAGACAACATGGCTGCAGGTCCTGCTTCTTATGGTATGACAGATACTATGGGTCGTATGCACTCTGACGCTCAGTTCGCTGGTTCTTCATCAGTTCCTGCTCACGTAGAAATGATGGGATTCTTAGGAATTGGTAACAACCCAATGGTAGGTGTTACTGTTGCTGTAGCTGTTGATATCGCTACTGCTTCGGCTAAGTAATTTAAGCTAATCAACTATATTAAGATCCCCGTAAATCATTGATTTATGGGGATCTTTTATATCCACACAGTTCGTTGAATGATTGTCTTTTTCGTTTGCATTAGTTTAGACAATTAAGGATATTATTCAATTACATTTGCTTGTTTTAGCAGTAATATTTGCTTCAAAAATAAAACCAAAACTCTTAAATATAGAATGATATAAAACAGCCAAAAAAGCTCTTTCTCGAGTAATTTTTGCAGCCATAATGCAGCCTTTTGTAAAACAGATAAAAAGAAAAGAGATTGAACTCCTTAAGAAAGGTTTTATCATCACTGCCAACCTTTTAAAGGATGCCTATCTTGATAAGGTAGAAAGTCTCAACGAGAAACCTCTATTTAATGTGTTCAGCCAGCATAACGAAGAACAAAAAGTTATGATAGGCAAAGGGGGTTCTAAGGCTACTTATTGGATTTCTGAATACACAGTCAGATTGTTAAAGGAGTTTATCCAACAAAAATACAAGAGAGAAGATTTATACTTGCGTGAACTTAATTTGAACTTTATTCAATCCTTTCATGTCTTTTTAAAGAATGATAAGGGAATGGTTCAAAACTCATCTACTAAGCACTTAAAGTTATTGAAGAAGATAGCCAATAATGCTGTTTCGAACTCTTATACGAGTTATAACCCTTTTAATCCTTATAAAATAGAACGAGAACCTGTAGAAATCGATTTTTAGAATGAAGAAGAACCGAGAAAGGTTATCAACTTTGATAATCCACTACCCCGACTAGAAAAAGCTAGAGATATGTTCTTGTTTGGATGTTTCACCGGGTTTGCTTACATTGACATCAAAACGCTTACAAAAAGAAAATTTTGAAAAGGATAAGCACGAACGAATCTGGATTAAGAAGTGCAGAACCAAGACAGGGATTCTTTCAAGAGTACCTCTCCTACCAAAAAAACAAGAGTAACTATCAAATAACGTTACCTATTTATCAGATTTCAAATTATCCACATCATTTGCCTAAAGAGAATATATTGATTTAGCAATAAAAAAACAATAGGTCTGAACTTTTACAAATTCAGCCTATTGTAATATTTTTAAAATCAAAGTATATTAGACACTACTAATCAATAAAATCCAAATTAAATTTTAAACGAATAATTTTCTTGTCAGTTGTTCCTGACTTCGGTGCAAAATAGATTTCTCCGGGAAGAGGTCCGGCATGCCCCATATCTTCATATGCCAGAAACGCATGTGAACGCAAAAAAGTAAATGTAATCAACCTTGAGATAGGGGAAGCATTAGAACTTGCTATTGGGCATAAGCAAGATGTTATGTAATAATTATTAGGAAAAAGAGTGCTAATATCAACTGTCACACTCACTTCTGATACATCTTTTGGAAATATTACTGATTTTTCAATACTACCAATAACATTTACTTGGTCGATACCATCAGAATAAACTAAAGAATTAAAACTTTGTGCTTGAATACTAGAAACACAAAACCCTAAAAATAATGTGAATAATAATTTTTTCATATACTTAAGATTTAAATTAATATTACAAATATATATATTACACGCATGCACTAAAGTTAAAATATAATAATATTATGAAATTACAATAAATTACACCTAATATAATATTCATTTATAAAGACCTAATGTATAAAAGCTAATATTTGAAAAAAATATAATTTATAATAATAAACACAAAACTTATATCCTATAAAATAAAAAAGTTTACTCATATCCCATTCAATAGAATAATTGATCATCAACTATTTTTTGCAATTTAGTTGAAAGGACATGTTATTACAATTCCTTAAAATATTATTAATATAAGTCACTACTTTCCGATTAAGAAAAAGATAATATCTCTGTAGCCTCTTATTAATAGGACTTATGAGCGTTTTTATTTTCGATTTGGGATTATAACATTGCGAACCAGAACAAATCCATTCGCAAGCTACGAATGAAGAAAAAAGTATTTGTACAACTTATGTCATTTATAACAGAATACGAACTAAAGAAATGTATTGATAGATATCAATATTACCGAATAAATTCATTCTCCAATAAGTTAAATCCATTGTCGAATAATTGAAAAACATCCCGCCAGGTTTTTGAAAAAGCTGGCGGGACTTTGACCAACATCCGGTTACGTTTCAAAAAAAGCAGGCGAGATGTTTTTGCATTGTACTTTTACGCTATCTTACAGAAAAATGAAAATCATCCATCACTCCATCACTTTTTCCTGTAATATATTTAAATACAGTATATTATTTGGTGATGGTAGCATTTAGAACACTCACAAAACCATCACTTTTTGGGGCATCCCTCACCATTCGAGCTATTTTTATTCAAAAACGATCAAACTCAACCTATATTATTGCTCAAGACGTATTAAGCCTGAAATTTGCAGATTGTGCTCAAAAAGGTGATGGTTCATGCCTTTTGGTGATGGTTTGGTGAGGGTAGAAATCAATCCATCACCGGGTAATCACTTATTATTTAGCTTGTTAATCAAAAAAGTGAGGGAGTGAGGGTTGAAACTATTTTTTATATTACAGAAAAAGATGATCTACTATTTAGAAGATTTAGTGATAGGAATGATAGGGAAAATACATATTTTGACACTTTTATAGCAAAGGGGCACTCTATAGGATGCCCCTGCCCCCCATATAGAGAGTTCAAAATAGTGATAATTGCTATCACTCCTATCACTAAATCTTATAATATAAAAAAACAGACTTGAAACTTTAGATAAAGTCTCAAGTCTGTTTAACTGGAATGACCAGACAGTTATATGTAGATCAAACTACTTCTTAGCAACGCGATCTTTTGTATTCACTTTGCTTTTAGAATCACTCATCTTCTTTTTCTGATTCAAAGAATATCCGGAGCCATCACACTTATTAGCTTTCTTTGCAGGATCAGATTCATTAAAGCTAGCTTTCTTACAAGTTTTTTGCTCGCAATTATCACAAACACCATTCTGGTTGTTATCAGTAAAACATCCTCTTTTTCTTACTGTAACATTTGATTTAGCCTGAGCGGTCTGAGCATTCTGAGCAAATGTATCTGCCAAACTAACAACTGCGAATAGCATACAAAAAAATAAAACTCTTTTCATAAAATATAAATTTATAGAATCATTTAATATCAGACTGCAAATATAGTGAACAAACAACTAACCATTATATAAAGAATAGAACTTGTTTAAAACTATTTTGCATATAAAAGCGTTATTTATTAAATCGTTGATAATAGTATTAAAGTGCTTTTAATTTAATACAAAGTGATATGAAACATTATATTTCTGGAATTAAGTGCATTTTATTTGTCTTCACAATAATATTCCCAGCGGGTTGCTCCAAAAGCGAAATGAAATCAAGCAAAGAACGTGTCCTGACAAAAACTGACGACACAACATTATCCTATATTTTATCCCCTCCTGATAATAAAGGGAATTATTCAGTCGAGGAAGCTTTATACAATAGAAGATCACGCAGGGATTTTCAGGATAAAGAAATTTCCGAGAAGCAATTATCACAAATTTTATGGGCATGTTATGGCATTACATCTCCCAGAACTGACAACTCTGCAATGAGAGGCGGCTTACGAACTGCACCTTCAGCTGGAGCATTGTATCCACTCGAAATTTATGTATTGGTCGGTAAAGTAAAAAACATAAAGTCGGGCGTTTACAAATACATTGCAAAAAATCACAAGATTGTAATGACCATCAATAGGGATTTAAGAAAAGAACTGTGTGCAGCTGCACTAAATCAGGAAATGATAAGTAAAGCTCCGGCTGTTTTATTTTATAGTGCTATATATAATAGGTGTACTGAAAGATATGGGAATCGTGGTCGCGAAAGATATGTTTGCATGGATCTGGGACATTCCGCCCAAAATGTATATCTTCAAGTAGAAGCGCTTCATTTGGGAACCTGCGCTATAGGTGCATTCAATGATGATTCGGTTAAAAAAATAATGCAGCTAAGTTCTGATGAAGAACCTCTCTATATAATGCCTTTCGGTTATTATTTAAATAAGCCATAGGCTTAGCAAGCTATAGCCTTATTTTAATAAAAACTTATTTCCTCTTTGTTTATCGGCATTTCTTTTAAAAAATAGAATAAACTTAATAAAATTTTCAATTAGCGCCCTCAAATAACGAGGTGGTAATAAATAAACATATTAATATAATTTTAAACAATTGATGAATAATACTTTAATTTATTCTTAGAAACAGATACATAGATCTATAAATGAATATAGCGGAATCAAACAAATTAAATCATTGTTTGTTAATAGATAGTTCTAAAAACTAATATTTTAAAACACATTTTCTTCCACAATATTAAATGCATACTAATACCACATCAAAGGTTACAATATGAAAGATAAAACTGTTAATATTTTAAATAATTATCATTTAACACTCTAGATAATATTTTAAAGGAGGATTTATTAGACCACTTAATGAAAAAAATTTCAAATTATGCTTTTTATATTTAATCTTATTTTTATATTTGTGAAATAATTAACTATAATAAATACATATTCACACAAC
Proteins encoded in this window:
- the smpB gene encoding SsrA-binding protein; the protein is MKQAPVNIKNKRATFDYEIVDTFTAGIVLTGTEIKSIRLGKASLVDTFCFFARQELWVKNMHIAEYFYGSYNNHVARRDRKLLLNSKELKKLDRATKETGFTIVPLRMFINEKGLAKVVIALAKGKKQYDKRQSLREKDDKRDMDRMFKK
- a CDS encoding GGGtGRT protein; amino-acid sequence: MIREVKFESQDRRIKGIIEALNANGIKDIEEANAICDAAGIDPYITCEETQPICFENAKWAYVVGAAIAIKKGCKNAAEAAEAIGIGLQAFCIPGSVADDRKVGIGHGNLAAMLLREETKCFAFLAGHESFAAAEGAIKIAAKADKVRKEPLRCILNGLGKDAAQIISRINGFTYVQTQFDYYTGELNVVREIAYSDGPRAKVKCYGADDVREGVAIMWKEGVDVSITGNSTNPTRFQHPVAGTYKKERVLAGKPYFSVASGGGTGRTLHPDNMAAGPASYGMTDTMGRMHSDAQFAGSSSVPAHVEMMGFLGIGNNPMVGVTVAVAVDIATASAK
- a CDS encoding SagB/ThcOx family dehydrogenase; the protein is MKSSKERVLTKTDDTTLSYILSPPDNKGNYSVEEALYNRRSRRDFQDKEISEKQLSQILWACYGITSPRTDNSAMRGGLRTAPSAGALYPLEIYVLVGKVKNIKSGVYKYIAKNHKIVMTINRDLRKELCAAALNQEMISKAPAVLFYSAIYNRCTERYGNRGRERYVCMDLGHSAQNVYLQVEALHLGTCAIGAFNDDSVKKIMQLSSDEEPLYIMPFGYYLNKP
- a CDS encoding YIP1 family protein, with the protein product MNYNNLFKKVMLLISSPAKAWEEISLEEDKRKGLATFVYPMIGLCGMAVFASVFLYNIGSEDLTRNQLFQLAMTRCCGVFVAFFAGYFLAAKTVSKMARSMFRVDCDLARAEQIVGYAMVVPFILKIIVEIVPAFLILKLIFQFYIIYIIWEGARVLLKMSENKSTWFSIFSSLVIIFCPIIIELIFNKLTVVLN
- a CDS encoding DMP19 family protein, with protein sequence MPTTIEISDSALKEAASLGMDEFIKVFTDKYLEILGGNLNAEKMRLLNGVQHSVLAYHFFREEVMEGGFVQLIQNGYGGYIFDNPFAKSMRLFGAEDFSKLIYKAKKIYDAHKEDLEKERSEDDFMAMYEQYEEFDDLEEEFLENEEEITSIVAEYIDEHLEEFANIV